Proteins encoded in a region of the Coffea eugenioides isolate CCC68of chromosome 4, Ceug_1.0, whole genome shotgun sequence genome:
- the LOC113769045 gene encoding self-incompatibility protein S1-like, with translation MLQSSAKVHVHIQNRQGKNINLHCRSKDDDLGYHNIENGTEYSWSFRPNFWYTTLFYCAVLMDPDPVWYHFDAYRQSRDSYRCESQCSWAILKHHTLIGYNQKTGNWERFFFRSDRLL, from the coding sequence ATGTTACAAAGCAGTGCAAAGGTACATGTGCATATCCAGAACAGGCAAGGAAAAAACATCAACCTTCATTGCAGATCCAAGGATGATGATCTTGGCTACCACAACATAGAAAATGGAACTGAATATAGTTGGTCATTTCGTCCCAATTTTTGGTACACAACGTTGTTCTATTGTGCTGTGCTGATGGATCCTGATCCTGTATGGTACCATTTTGACGCCTATCGTCAAAGCAGAGACAGCTATAGATGTGAGTCACAGTGCTCATGGGCGATACTCAAACATCACACCTTGATCGGATATAATCAGAAAACTGGCAATTGGGAGCGTTTCTTTTTTCGTTCAGATCGATTGCTTTAG
- the LOC113769044 gene encoding uncharacterized protein LOC113769044 encodes MLRDPSCHSAIHRAGRRKGEPNAWFNKQREMVRQFCDCGKQTLMMTSWTAMNPGRRFCRCAKYREQGGCIYWDWVDPEMCQRSKEIIPGLLRSMNKMEAELDRLKENSRCQQSKVRKLRMYLIIHWVAIVMWLFLFKSGGEGPK; translated from the exons ATGCTGAGAGACCCAAGCTGTCATTCTGCTATCCACAGGgcaggaagaagaaaaggagaacCCAACGCATGGTTCAACAAACAAAGAGAAATGGTGAGGCAATTTTGTGATTGTGGAAAGCAAACATTGATGATGACATCATGGACTGCCATGAACCCAGGAAGAAGGTTTTGTCGATGTGCCAAGTACAGA GAACAAGGAGGCTGCATATACTGGGATTGGGTTGATCCTGAGATGTGTCAAAGGTCAAAAGAAATAATACCTGGACTGCTAAGGTCGATGAACAAGATGGAAGCTGAGTTGGATAGGTTGAAAGAAAATTCAAGGTGCCAACAATCGAAAGTAAGGAAGCTAAGGATGTACTTGATTATCCACTGGGTTGCCATTGTCATGTGGTTGTTTTTGTTCAAATCTGGGGGAGAAGGTCCAAAATGA